The following coding sequences are from one Fibrobacter sp. UBA4297 window:
- a CDS encoding endo-1,4-beta-xylanase — protein MILKNKALAIAATVAMALSVPSFAQLNNGDMEYGDGGWYLWNNPDGPAVAESQIAVQGLGVDGSQGAKVVVKELPNPWWGLQLQPPKFLADSGFYKLSFKAKGNMPINSVVQGGPPDYRQKESASFDLTDKWQTYEMIFLADQKGYGLNNITFQIGLKKGWIQLDDVEVEKMDEMSDPSWYNNADARIDSLRKVDFTVKANPGEKVHVKLLRHSFPFGTALALYDTKDSTENWYRNAAKKYFWHGVSENQFKWPEYEPKKGKIKREEMKEYTDFTAQNHWKLRGHALMWSHQGYGFDKHYSNKGSCEEMAEKLKARIYRDLKEYKGKITEYDVWNEPIHESWTFNKCGWGILDSAFIWAHKADPSAFLYINDYNVVAAGETDRYYGLIKGMLERKVPVMGIGVQCHFGLRPVIPGLIKTRLDKLASLGLPIKVTEFDVGDWQVGMNDSEEVQAEKFETFIRTAFSHPAVNGIVLWGFWDNRHWVKNGGMIASDGREKPAAKRVYDLWHKVWTTDLYATADENGVAKFRGFKGYYQVNAGDKKFQITVK, from the coding sequence ATGATTTTAAAGAATAAAGCTCTTGCGATTGCGGCGACCGTTGCCATGGCGCTTTCTGTGCCGTCTTTTGCACAGTTGAACAATGGCGATATGGAGTATGGTGACGGCGGCTGGTATCTGTGGAACAATCCTGACGGTCCAGCTGTAGCTGAATCGCAGATTGCCGTGCAGGGACTCGGTGTCGATGGTTCCCAGGGCGCTAAGGTCGTCGTGAAGGAACTTCCGAATCCGTGGTGGGGCTTGCAGCTCCAGCCGCCTAAATTCTTGGCGGACTCCGGTTTTTATAAGCTCTCGTTCAAGGCTAAGGGCAACATGCCCATCAATTCCGTGGTGCAGGGCGGTCCTCCGGACTATCGCCAAAAAGAAAGCGCTTCGTTCGATTTGACAGACAAGTGGCAGACTTATGAAATGATTTTCCTTGCCGACCAGAAGGGTTACGGCCTCAACAACATTACGTTCCAGATTGGTCTTAAGAAGGGCTGGATCCAGCTCGACGATGTCGAAGTTGAAAAGATGGACGAAATGTCTGACCCGTCTTGGTATAACAATGCCGATGCCCGCATCGATAGCCTCCGCAAGGTGGATTTCACGGTCAAGGCAAATCCGGGCGAAAAAGTCCACGTGAAGCTGTTGCGCCATTCGTTCCCGTTCGGTACGGCGCTCGCTCTCTACGACACCAAGGATAGCACCGAAAATTGGTACCGCAATGCTGCCAAGAAGTACTTCTGGCATGGCGTCTCTGAAAACCAGTTCAAGTGGCCGGAATATGAACCGAAGAAGGGCAAGATCAAGCGTGAAGAAATGAAGGAATACACCGACTTCACGGCCCAGAATCACTGGAAGCTTCGTGGTCACGCTCTCATGTGGAGCCACCAAGGCTACGGTTTCGACAAGCACTATAGCAACAAGGGTAGCTGCGAAGAAATGGCTGAAAAGCTCAAGGCCCGTATCTACCGCGACCTCAAGGAATACAAGGGCAAGATTACCGAATACGACGTGTGGAACGAACCGATTCACGAATCCTGGACGTTCAACAAGTGCGGCTGGGGCATTCTCGACAGTGCCTTCATTTGGGCTCACAAGGCTGACCCGAGCGCATTCCTTTACATCAACGATTACAACGTCGTTGCTGCAGGTGAAACGGATCGCTATTATGGCTTGATCAAGGGTATGCTCGAACGCAAGGTGCCTGTGATGGGCATTGGCGTGCAGTGCCACTTTGGGCTGCGTCCTGTTATTCCGGGACTCATCAAGACTCGTCTCGATAAGCTTGCCTCTCTTGGCCTCCCGATCAAGGTCACGGAATTTGACGTGGGCGATTGGCAGGTCGGTATGAACGACTCCGAAGAAGTCCAGGCCGAAAAGTTCGAAACGTTTATCCGTACTGCATTTAGCCACCCGGCAGTGAACGGCATTGTGCTTTGGGGCTTCTGGGACAATCGTCACTGGGTCAAGAACGGCGGCATGATCGCTTCTGACGGTCGCGAAAAGCCTGCTGCAAAGCGCGTTTACGACTTGTGGCACAAGGTCTGGACGACGGACCTCTACGCTACCGCCGATGAAAATGGCGTTGCCAAGTTCCGTGGTTTCAAGGGCTACTACCAGGTCAACGCTGGTGACAAGAAGTTCCAGATTACCGTGAAGTAA
- a CDS encoding thrombospondin type 3 repeat-containing protein yields the protein MKRFLFTLLFSAVFAFAQSGFSFNSSGIHVPSARTLNPGDLFVLGGFEMASSNKPASIEGFLVDENGNHRKLTPSPSNTVLGFIGYGILDFLDVGLHVSVHYDGDAGGTRLKGLGFGDLGLMVKAQLPNQSLRDLFNFAAALEVFIPSGTNEKGLRPRHLWYIHKGDITHSYSSADYTIAGTLYMTLNIHRNLNWNNYAGVLRNIENGENVFVWGIGFNIFPYEWVSLVLEASGETWIRTRDVFNGFLNDQLRFSPGLKVRLPKFTTLSISADLGMDLFRKRKLRHGHAITTKNKGHEYSYTVPGSSPITASIKLSRTFDLSGRIENFKKKMDACPKSGLTFKENKYRCAPDSDSDGIADDLDQCPDTPAEVLIDENGCPFDNDRDGVPDYKDKCSNTKEGYPVDEFGCIRDNDNDGIPNELDKCSDSQAGEEVNEQGCILDTDEDGVPNALDSCPNTPAGLKVNKYGCFMDYDKDGVPDEWDRCPSSAPNEIVNMYGCPIDSDEDGIPDFMDKCENTPSRVAVDSIGCRLDFDRDGVFNEDDRCPETPDGAPVDKAGCPIDSDKDGVVDYLDNCPNTLEHTAVDENGCPIREKLNLDKIARRITFHKGTDKPLNSSYTAFSDVVSIMRHNKKIAIEIQCSVKPGEAMVPQALSEARATVIYEFLINKGIKEERLKATGFGTQLPADSHGHTKLNPVGVRLLPYNIKDE from the coding sequence ATGAAACGATTTCTGTTTACACTACTCTTTAGCGCCGTTTTTGCTTTTGCGCAATCCGGTTTTTCGTTCAATAGCAGCGGAATTCACGTTCCTAGCGCGCGTACGCTCAACCCCGGAGATCTTTTTGTCTTGGGCGGATTCGAGATGGCAAGCAGCAACAAGCCTGCTAGCATCGAAGGATTCCTCGTCGACGAAAACGGCAACCACAGGAAATTGACTCCATCCCCATCGAATACGGTTCTTGGATTTATAGGCTATGGAATTCTTGACTTTCTGGATGTCGGACTCCACGTGAGCGTCCATTATGACGGCGACGCAGGCGGAACAAGGCTCAAGGGGCTTGGCTTTGGCGACCTTGGACTGATGGTCAAGGCTCAACTCCCAAACCAGTCGTTAAGAGACTTGTTTAACTTCGCCGCAGCACTTGAAGTCTTTATTCCTAGCGGGACAAACGAGAAAGGACTCCGTCCGAGACACCTCTGGTACATCCATAAAGGCGACATCACGCATTCATATTCCTCGGCAGACTATACCATTGCCGGAACGCTCTACATGACATTAAACATCCACAGGAACCTCAACTGGAACAACTACGCGGGCGTCCTGAGAAACATTGAAAATGGAGAGAACGTTTTTGTATGGGGTATAGGATTCAACATATTCCCTTACGAATGGGTATCGCTTGTTCTTGAAGCATCTGGAGAAACCTGGATTCGCACCAGGGACGTCTTTAACGGATTCCTGAACGACCAGTTGAGATTTTCGCCGGGACTGAAAGTGCGGCTCCCGAAATTCACAACGCTCTCTATCAGTGCAGACCTTGGCATGGACCTTTTCAGAAAGCGGAAACTGCGCCATGGCCACGCCATTACCACAAAGAACAAAGGTCACGAATATTCGTACACCGTTCCCGGAAGTTCCCCCATTACAGCCTCCATCAAGCTTAGCCGAACGTTCGACCTCAGCGGAAGGATTGAGAACTTTAAAAAGAAGATGGACGCATGCCCCAAGTCCGGCCTCACGTTTAAAGAAAACAAGTACCGTTGCGCACCAGACTCCGACAGTGACGGTATTGCAGACGACCTGGACCAGTGCCCGGATACGCCTGCAGAAGTACTTATCGACGAAAACGGCTGCCCATTCGATAACGACCGCGACGGCGTTCCAGATTACAAGGACAAATGTTCCAATACAAAGGAAGGCTACCCCGTTGATGAATTTGGATGCATTCGCGACAACGACAATGATGGCATTCCAAATGAACTAGACAAGTGTTCCGATTCCCAAGCGGGTGAAGAAGTCAACGAACAAGGGTGTATCCTCGATACAGACGAAGACGGAGTGCCAAACGCGCTAGACTCTTGCCCGAATACACCAGCAGGACTCAAAGTTAACAAGTACGGCTGCTTTATGGACTACGACAAAGACGGTGTTCCAGATGAATGGGACAGGTGCCCAAGTAGCGCCCCGAATGAAATTGTAAATATGTACGGTTGCCCAATCGACTCTGATGAAGACGGCATTCCGGACTTTATGGACAAATGCGAAAATACGCCGTCACGCGTTGCTGTAGACAGCATCGGATGTAGATTAGACTTTGACCGTGATGGAGTGTTCAACGAGGACGACCGATGCCCCGAAACTCCCGACGGAGCCCCAGTAGACAAAGCCGGATGCCCTATAGATTCTGACAAGGACGGAGTAGTCGATTATCTCGATAACTGTCCCAACACGCTAGAGCATACGGCCGTTGACGAAAATGGGTGTCCCATCCGCGAGAAGCTGAACCTGGACAAGATAGCAAGGCGAATTACCTTCCATAAAGGGACAGACAAGCCGTTGAATTCCTCGTACACAGCGTTCAGTGATGTCGTATCTATCATGCGACACAACAAGAAAATTGCTATTGAAATTCAGTGCAGCGTAAAGCCGGGCGAAGCGATGGTCCCGCAAGCTCTATCGGAAGCTCGCGCTACGGTCATTTACGAATTCCTAATAAACAAGGGAATCAAGGAAGAACGACTCAAGGCAACAGGCTTTGGAACGCAATTACCGGCGGATTCTCACGGACATACGAAGTTGAACCCTGTAGGCGTGCGACTTCTGCCGTACAACATCAAGGATGAGTAG
- a CDS encoding LysM peptidoglycan-binding domain-containing protein, translating to MIWSNKVLRLGIALAFLVLVACAPKQAKLAASSQGKPLQAEKVSIGVSAPNPGKEIVGDSTRPSWVYYQYGLQAIDNNEWAVSKHYLEESLRLLVTEKYDSTKSRLSRSEDSIYKMQMPVRIVQALEDVYPNLSEQDDNDSTSADSLSIEGVDAYDENAADSASIRVIENFLDTVDAGRFSLPIRFNERVMQEIYYMTNSARGFITRSLSRKTAYDSLIYAKLAQKRMPRDLIYLALVESGFNVKAYSRAKAAGMWQFIPETGIRYGLDVDFWVDMRRNPELATDAALSYLSALYSEFGDWLLSMAAYNCGEGRIRRLIREKKADSTWGNRPVTYWDLQLPQETMHYVPRILAAMVIGHYPNHYDVTITKRQLPVYDTVTVYDSFSLDEIAKFLKVPEDTLRTLNMELTMWCTPPNRDAYLLRLPYGTRAAFVQNYDRMEKNGFTSWKQHKVRKGESVGTIAQQYGVRVAEIQRANDMKKTKLKPGRTLLIPVKVAPRRSTGKKPTKVRTYVVQLGDNLGSISRRFGVSQESLRVWNNIETGYNVKKGDTIYVSKPDLKPTSFVQQRVALKKGEKYVVKAGDTYAQIAKKYKVPVFLLLQANQGFTKRLTIGDSLAIPVYVRPPRKMSKATDEEYPVEPAKAVESSDSKTSRKSSKKTADKSSDSKSSNSKSSKKAPVSTTILYTVEAGDNLYSISKKYSTTVAAIREMNDMGNSSNIKVGQKLKIPGSAAPAPSAPKVEEITHVVKKGEGLWDISRQYGVTIEDIVKWNGLKDTKIKINEKLKIKTTKKKKK from the coding sequence GTGATATGGTCAAATAAAGTTCTTCGACTCGGCATCGCTCTTGCTTTTTTAGTATTGGTCGCCTGCGCTCCGAAGCAGGCGAAACTTGCCGCGTCATCTCAGGGGAAACCTCTCCAGGCGGAGAAGGTTTCCATTGGTGTATCTGCTCCAAATCCAGGAAAAGAAATCGTCGGTGATTCTACAAGGCCGTCTTGGGTCTACTATCAGTATGGCTTGCAGGCTATTGATAACAATGAATGGGCTGTTTCCAAGCATTATCTCGAGGAATCGCTCCGCTTGCTTGTAACCGAAAAGTACGACTCGACAAAGAGCCGTCTTTCGCGTTCTGAAGATTCCATTTACAAAATGCAGATGCCGGTGCGCATTGTGCAGGCTTTGGAAGATGTGTACCCGAACCTCTCGGAACAGGATGACAATGATTCCACTTCTGCCGACAGTCTTTCTATTGAAGGCGTAGACGCTTACGACGAAAATGCAGCCGATAGCGCTTCAATCCGTGTAATCGAAAATTTTCTGGATACCGTAGATGCCGGGCGTTTCTCGCTCCCGATTCGCTTTAACGAGCGCGTCATGCAAGAAATCTACTACATGACCAATTCCGCCCGAGGCTTTATTACAAGGTCGCTTTCCCGTAAGACGGCTTATGACTCCCTGATTTACGCCAAGCTCGCCCAAAAGCGCATGCCGCGAGACCTTATTTACCTCGCTTTGGTGGAATCCGGCTTTAATGTAAAGGCCTATAGCCGTGCAAAGGCCGCGGGTATGTGGCAGTTTATTCCAGAAACGGGTATCCGCTATGGCCTCGATGTGGATTTTTGGGTCGATATGCGCCGCAACCCGGAACTTGCGACTGATGCGGCCTTGAGTTACCTTTCTGCCCTGTATTCTGAATTTGGGGACTGGCTTTTGTCGATGGCCGCCTACAACTGCGGTGAAGGGCGCATTCGTCGTTTAATCCGTGAAAAGAAGGCCGATTCTACATGGGGAAACCGTCCGGTTACTTACTGGGACTTGCAGCTCCCGCAAGAGACGATGCACTATGTGCCGCGAATTCTTGCCGCTATGGTCATTGGGCATTACCCGAACCATTACGATGTGACTATCACCAAGCGCCAGTTGCCTGTGTACGATACTGTGACTGTCTATGATTCATTCTCGCTCGATGAAATTGCGAAGTTCCTCAAGGTCCCGGAAGATACACTCCGCACGTTGAACATGGAACTTACGATGTGGTGTACGCCGCCAAACCGTGATGCCTACTTGCTTCGCTTGCCGTATGGGACACGTGCTGCATTTGTGCAGAACTATGACCGCATGGAAAAGAACGGCTTCACAAGCTGGAAACAGCACAAGGTGCGCAAAGGTGAATCTGTAGGGACGATTGCCCAGCAGTATGGCGTTCGCGTTGCTGAAATTCAGCGTGCCAACGACATGAAAAAGACCAAGCTCAAGCCGGGCCGTACGCTCCTTATTCCGGTGAAAGTCGCGCCGCGCAGGTCTACGGGTAAAAAGCCGACAAAGGTCCGTACTTACGTGGTCCAGCTAGGGGATAATCTGGGGTCTATTTCAAGGCGTTTTGGTGTTTCTCAGGAATCGTTGCGCGTATGGAACAACATTGAAACTGGTTATAATGTCAAAAAAGGCGATACGATTTATGTTTCCAAGCCCGATTTGAAGCCTACAAGTTTTGTGCAGCAGCGTGTCGCTCTGAAAAAAGGCGAAAAATATGTGGTCAAGGCGGGGGATACCTACGCCCAAATTGCAAAGAAGTATAAGGTTCCGGTGTTCCTCCTGTTGCAGGCAAACCAAGGCTTTACCAAGCGTTTGACCATTGGCGATTCTCTTGCCATTCCTGTTTATGTGCGTCCACCGCGCAAGATGTCCAAGGCTACAGACGAAGAATACCCTGTCGAACCTGCTAAGGCTGTAGAATCTTCGGATTCCAAGACTTCTAGAAAGTCTTCTAAAAAGACGGCCGATAAGTCGTCTGATTCGAAGTCCTCGAATTCTAAGTCTTCGAAAAAAGCTCCGGTCAGCACGACGATACTTTATACGGTCGAAGCGGGGGATAACTTGTACAGCATCTCGAAGAAGTATTCGACTACGGTGGCCGCCATCCGTGAAATGAACGATATGGGCAATTCTTCGAATATCAAGGTTGGCCAAAAGCTTAAGATTCCGGGCTCTGCAGCACCTGCGCCGAGCGCTCCTAAGGTTGAAGAGATTACTCACGTAGTCAAGAAGGGCGAGGGGCTTTGGGATATCTCGCGACAGTACGGTGTCACCATTGAAGATATTGTGAAGTGGAACGGACTGAAAGACACGAAAATCAAGATTAACGAGAAGCTAAAAATCAAGACGACAAAGAAAAAAAAGAAGTAG
- a CDS encoding ankyrin repeat domain-containing protein codes for MKKKILALCAAGLIFSLTGCEETMDPNDPQSVRRYLTKKQIGFTPNQFVSYAVNSDTAKMTLFLQASFEIDQPADNGNNAVAIAANKGNLMVLNYLFDHGAKANVNNGNGEPVIDNAVNMGNKEVVVRLLEQLKKEGVEPQNLATAVLIAAKTGKADMLEVLANAGAPLENRSPDGYLPIHWAVKSGNYDAMMFLINKGVDVNAKCGQGYSVLDWATNEGYTRLIKALKKHGAKNTAKYKIDSRGR; via the coding sequence ATGAAGAAGAAAATCTTGGCTCTCTGTGCTGCTGGTCTTATTTTTTCTTTGACCGGTTGTGAAGAAACCATGGACCCGAATGATCCGCAGTCTGTTCGCAGATATTTGACGAAGAAGCAGATTGGCTTTACGCCGAACCAGTTCGTCTCTTACGCGGTTAATAGCGATACCGCCAAGATGACTTTGTTCCTCCAGGCTTCTTTCGAAATTGACCAGCCGGCAGATAACGGCAATAACGCAGTCGCCATCGCAGCCAACAAGGGCAACTTGATGGTGCTTAACTACTTGTTCGATCATGGTGCTAAGGCCAATGTCAACAACGGCAATGGTGAACCGGTTATCGATAACGCTGTCAATATGGGTAACAAGGAAGTGGTCGTCCGCCTCTTGGAACAGCTCAAGAAAGAAGGCGTTGAACCGCAGAACCTCGCTACCGCAGTGCTTATCGCCGCTAAGACGGGCAAGGCCGATATGCTCGAAGTGCTCGCTAACGCTGGCGCTCCGCTCGAAAACCGCAGCCCGGATGGCTATTTGCCGATTCATTGGGCTGTCAAGTCTGGTAACTACGACGCTATGATGTTCCTCATCAACAAGGGTGTCGATGTGAACGCCAAGTGCGGTCAGGGTTACTCAGTGCTCGACTGGGCTACGAACGAAGGTTATACTCGCCTCATCAAGGCTTTGAAGAAGCACGGTGCCAAGAATACTGCTAAGTATAAGATTGACTCTCGTGGCAGATAA
- the dapB gene encoding dihydrodipicolinate reductase, which yields MSVQVMVNGIPGNMGRIVAETCVARGLELVPYSLTGEIIVENEAEVAGKIIQLLKPSNREARIGEVLAKYPNMICIDYTHPTAVNDNAAFYVKHKIPFVMGTTGGDREALTKLVADANHPSVIAPNMAKQIVAFQMMIEFLVKEFPTAFEGYKLSVVESHQKTKADTSGTAKAVVGDFQKMGFDFSVDDIEKVRNEKEQMERMHVPEEYLGGHAFHTYCLDSADGTVHFEFQHNVCGRKIYAEGTVDAVNFLADQIAAGTAKPFNMMDVLRSGKMR from the coding sequence ATGTCCGTTCAAGTGATGGTTAATGGTATTCCGGGTAACATGGGCCGCATCGTGGCCGAAACTTGTGTTGCTCGCGGTTTGGAACTTGTCCCGTATTCTTTGACGGGTGAAATTATCGTCGAAAACGAAGCCGAAGTTGCAGGCAAGATTATCCAGCTCTTGAAGCCCTCCAACCGCGAAGCACGCATTGGCGAAGTGCTTGCCAAGTATCCGAACATGATTTGCATTGACTACACGCATCCGACGGCAGTGAACGATAACGCCGCCTTCTATGTGAAGCACAAGATTCCGTTTGTGATGGGCACGACTGGCGGTGACCGCGAAGCTCTCACAAAGCTCGTTGCCGATGCAAATCATCCGAGTGTCATCGCTCCGAACATGGCTAAGCAGATTGTCGCCTTCCAGATGATGATCGAATTCTTGGTTAAGGAATTCCCGACTGCATTCGAAGGCTACAAGCTCTCCGTTGTCGAAAGCCACCAGAAGACCAAGGCTGACACTAGCGGTACCGCCAAGGCTGTTGTTGGAGACTTCCAGAAGATGGGCTTTGACTTTTCTGTTGACGATATCGAAAAGGTTCGTAACGAAAAGGAACAGATGGAACGCATGCATGTGCCCGAAGAATACCTCGGCGGTCACGCATTCCACACCTACTGCCTCGATAGCGCTGACGGTACGGTTCACTTTGAATTCCAGCACAATGTTTGCGGCCGCAAGATTTACGCCGAAGGCACAGTCGATGCCGTGAACTTCCTCGCTGACCAGATTGCCGCCGGTACTGCAAAGCCGTTCAACATGATGGACGTCTTGCGTTCTGGAAAAATGAGATAA
- a CDS encoding ABC transporter permease subunit, which produces MRSYILRRLLLMIPTLIGISLVCFILIQLLPGGPVEELISRAQQAASMKGGVDASKALSPDQIAQIQAYFGFDQPAWKRYLTWLWNVLHLNLGESYTYGLPVWDVIVSRFPISLFFGVTSFFLSYLICIPLGLWKAVHHGSKLDSFTSGLIFSGYVMPGYALGILLIIFLAGGSYLDIFPLGGLTSDDFEDFTFFGKVFDLAQHLALPIFCYMISEFAFLTFLMKNSALEELGRDYMRTALAKGLSFKQALVRHALRNALIPIATRLSEICTLMFAGALLIEKVFDIDGMGLLYYNSMVNRDYNVVMGIIFLSSLMAMVGRLFSDILYTLVDPRIKFS; this is translated from the coding sequence ATGCGTTCTTATATCCTTCGTCGTTTGTTGCTAATGATCCCGACATTAATTGGGATTTCATTGGTGTGCTTTATCTTGATTCAGCTCTTGCCGGGTGGCCCTGTGGAAGAGCTGATTTCTCGTGCGCAACAGGCGGCTTCGATGAAGGGTGGCGTAGATGCTTCCAAGGCGCTCTCGCCGGACCAGATTGCGCAAATCCAGGCGTACTTTGGTTTTGACCAGCCTGCGTGGAAACGTTACCTCACATGGCTTTGGAACGTTTTGCATTTGAATCTTGGGGAAAGTTATACGTACGGGCTCCCGGTCTGGGACGTGATTGTAAGCCGATTCCCGATATCATTGTTCTTTGGTGTGACGTCGTTCTTCTTGAGCTACCTTATCTGTATTCCGCTTGGGCTCTGGAAGGCGGTGCATCACGGAAGCAAGCTTGATTCTTTTACGAGTGGTCTTATTTTCTCGGGTTACGTGATGCCGGGTTATGCGCTTGGCATTTTGCTCATCATCTTTTTGGCGGGTGGTTCGTACTTGGACATTTTCCCGCTCGGTGGGCTCACGAGCGATGACTTTGAGGATTTCACGTTCTTCGGGAAAGTGTTTGATTTGGCGCAACATTTGGCGCTCCCGATTTTCTGTTACATGATTAGCGAATTTGCGTTCCTCACGTTCCTCATGAAGAATTCTGCACTTGAGGAACTGGGCCGCGATTACATGCGAACGGCATTGGCAAAGGGGTTGAGCTTTAAGCAGGCTCTTGTGCGTCATGCACTCCGCAATGCGCTGATCCCAATTGCAACCCGCCTTTCTGAAATTTGCACACTCATGTTTGCAGGCGCGCTCCTCATCGAGAAGGTCTTTGATATCGATGGTATGGGTCTCTTGTATTACAATTCGATGGTCAACCGCGATTACAACGTGGTGATGGGAATTATCTTCCTCAGTAGCCTTATGGCGATGGTGGGCCGTCTCTTTAGCGATATACTTTATACGCTTGTCGATCCGAGAATTAAGTTCTCATAA
- the guaA gene encoding glutamine-hydrolyzing GMP synthase produces MKNVDTIAVLDFGGQYAHLIANRVRRLGVFTEIHSPAAPVSELEGVKGIIYSGGPSSVYAADAPEYNPEILNLPVPKLGICYGHQLIAQQLGGHVEPGKVKEYGIADLIVGDEKCPLLKGLPKASPMWMSHGDQVTKLPEGYKIVASTKDCEIAAVAFDSDKPERQIFGIQFHPEVTHSKFGMKLLENFVDFTGAKKTWNMKSYLPLITQRIKDQVKDRKVFLLVSGGVDSTVAFVLLNRVLGPEKVLGLHVDNGMMRLGESQKIMDFLTKEGMNNLKIRDASDHFLAKLKGVTAPETKRGIIGKEFLTVKDEEMAKLNLDPNEWMMAQGTIYPDTIESGGTKNADKIKTHHNRVQEVLDLMEKGLVLEPLADLYKDEVRALGEELGIPHNLVWRHPFPGPGLGVRLLCSEGKLTSDMVKFEDVKDTAGQSLADYLKANKIAGRLLPIKSVGVQGDGRTYAQPFLITTPGLSWKECEKFSTELANRFKAINRVIYQIGSVADEDPKLVEQYATRENFDTLRKFDNICTEFLQANDLYEKIWQMPVVLVPLRTANKPCIVMRPVNSTEAMTANFAEIDQGMLAGLWRKFEAEGAGSLWYDVTHKPPGTIEWE; encoded by the coding sequence ATGAAAAACGTTGATACTATTGCCGTTTTGGACTTTGGTGGGCAGTATGCTCACTTGATTGCCAACCGTGTACGCCGTCTTGGCGTGTTTACCGAAATCCACTCCCCCGCCGCCCCGGTTTCTGAACTCGAAGGCGTGAAGGGCATCATTTACAGTGGCGGTCCGTCTAGCGTTTATGCGGCTGACGCTCCGGAATACAATCCTGAAATTTTGAACCTCCCGGTGCCGAAGCTCGGCATCTGCTACGGTCACCAGCTCATCGCCCAGCAGTTGGGCGGTCACGTGGAACCGGGCAAGGTCAAGGAATACGGCATTGCAGACCTCATTGTCGGCGACGAAAAGTGCCCGCTTTTGAAGGGCCTCCCGAAGGCATCCCCGATGTGGATGAGCCACGGAGACCAGGTGACAAAGCTCCCCGAAGGCTACAAGATTGTAGCAAGCACCAAGGACTGCGAAATCGCCGCTGTCGCATTCGATAGCGATAAGCCTGAACGCCAGATTTTCGGCATCCAGTTCCACCCCGAAGTCACGCACAGTAAGTTCGGCATGAAGCTTCTCGAAAACTTCGTCGACTTTACGGGCGCCAAAAAGACTTGGAACATGAAGAGCTACTTGCCGCTCATCACGCAGCGCATCAAGGACCAGGTCAAGGACCGCAAGGTGTTCTTGCTCGTGTCTGGCGGTGTGGACTCCACCGTGGCATTCGTGCTCTTGAACCGCGTGCTCGGACCGGAAAAGGTTCTCGGCCTGCACGTGGACAACGGCATGATGCGCCTCGGCGAATCCCAGAAGATTATGGACTTCCTCACGAAGGAAGGTATGAACAACCTCAAGATTCGCGACGCTAGCGATCACTTCCTCGCAAAGCTCAAGGGCGTAACCGCTCCGGAAACCAAGCGCGGCATCATCGGTAAGGAATTCTTAACGGTCAAGGACGAGGAAATGGCAAAGCTCAACCTCGATCCGAACGAATGGATGATGGCTCAGGGCACCATCTACCCCGACACCATCGAAAGCGGCGGCACCAAGAACGCAGACAAGATCAAGACGCACCACAACCGCGTGCAAGAAGTTTTGGACCTCATGGAAAAGGGTCTCGTCTTGGAACCGCTCGCCGACTTGTACAAGGACGAAGTCCGCGCACTCGGCGAAGAACTCGGCATTCCGCACAACCTCGTGTGGCGTCACCCGTTCCCGGGTCCGGGTCTCGGCGTTCGTTTGCTCTGCAGCGAAGGCAAGCTCACAAGCGACATGGTAAAGTTCGAAGACGTGAAGGACACCGCAGGTCAGTCCCTCGCCGACTACCTGAAGGCGAACAAAATTGCTGGCCGCCTGCTCCCCATCAAGAGCGTGGGCGTGCAGGGCGACGGTCGCACCTACGCACAGCCGTTCCTCATCACCACTCCGGGCTTAAGCTGGAAGGAATGCGAAAAGTTCTCTACTGAACTTGCCAACCGCTTCAAGGCCATCAACCGCGTGATTTACCAGATTGGTAGCGTTGCTGATGAAGATCCGAAGCTTGTCGAACAGTACGCCACCCGCGAAAACTTCGATACGCTCCGCAAGTTCGACAACATCTGCACCGAATTTTTGCAGGCAAACGACTTGTACGAAAAGATTTGGCAGATGCCGGTTGTGCTCGTTCCGCTCCGCACGGCTAACAAGCCCTGCATCGTGATGCGCCCAGTGAACTCCACCGAAGCCATGACCGCAAACTTCGCCGAAATCGACCAGGGAATGCTCGCCGGTCTCTGGCGCAAGTTCGAAGCCGAAGGCGCAGGCTCGCTGTGGTACGATGTGACGCACAAGCCGCCCGGAACCATTGAGTGGGAGTAA